The DNA sequence AACTTCTCGTTTCAATTCTTCAGGGTTATTAGATGTGATTTCTGGTACACCAGCCCTCCGGAGTTGCTCAGCCAAGTTTTCCAAGTCTTTAGCAGAAGCTTTATCCACCTGTTGTTGAATTTGATCTAGCTGGTTGAATTGTTGCTGTACCTGATTGTCAATAGTATTGACTGTTTGGGTGTTGATCTTAAATGTGTTGACGACTCCCAGGGGAACCAGCAGCAAAAACACGACCATTAGGAGAATAGACAACCATGACAAGACTCTGAGCAGTAGAGACTCTAGCAGGCTGCGTCCCAGTTGTTCGCCATAAAAAACTAGGGCCATACCAATGAGCGGCACAGGTGCCCGTTCTACTAGTTGTCCGATCGCCTGTAACTCCCAGCTAGCGTTTGTAAACTGAGGAGGCACAAGCACCTCAATAACATCTACTAAGGCAAACACGAGCAAGCCATACCCAATCCAGCGAAAGCGGATGATAGATTTTGTTCCATCTGTTGCAGTCGAAGAAGAATTTGTCATTGTCTTAGAATTGAAACGATTGTGAAACGCAACACTAATCCCTAATCACCTAGGCCGCAGTGGTGGGAAATGTTGTTGCCACCATTGATGCCAGAGCACCCATACAGATTCAAGCTGTTGATAGGCTTGTTCTACTGCATCTGGCGAGGCATTGGCACCACCAGCAATCGGCACGGACATGAGGGTCCATAAACAGCGAAGGTCAAGTAAATCCTGTCGCTGACCTATCAACCACAACATCATA is a window from the Cyanobacteriota bacterium genome containing:
- a CDS encoding HpsJ family protein, with product MTNSSSTATDGTKSIIRFRWIGYGLLVFALVDVIEVLVPPQFTNASWELQAIGQLVERAPVPLIGMALVFYGEQLGRSLLESLLLRVLSWLSILLMVVFLLLVPLGVVNTFKINTQTVNTIDNQVQQQFNQLDQIQQQVDKASAKDLENLAEQLRRAGVPEITSNNPEELKREVKTRVTAFKEGIKKQAAQEKTNRFRSLLERAVKWNIGAIITSVLFFAIWKTSRWAR